From a region of the Coffea arabica cultivar ET-39 chromosome 3e, Coffea Arabica ET-39 HiFi, whole genome shotgun sequence genome:
- the LOC140038609 gene encoding phosphoenolpyruvate carboxylase kinase 2-like: MSEALNRDYRVSEELGKGRFGVVFKAYSSNSGEPFAVKSIDKRLIADDSVDRQCLYNEAKVMQLLSPNPHVLRIFHVYEDECFLHIVLELCNGSDLYQRIAARRVFSEAEAIVVMRPLMEAIAHCHHLGIVHRDIKPDNVLFNDWNELKLADFGSAEFIDDGQLISGVVGTPYYVAPEVVAGRHYDEKVDVWSAGVILYIMLAGFPPFYGDSAPEIFEAVLRANVRFPTRVFSSLSPEAKDLLRRMLSKDVIRRFSAEEVLRHPWMTGEGGGEIRPVAVEEARPVAVIS, from the exons ATGAGCGAGGCATTGAACAGAGACTACAGAGTGAGCGAGGAGCTAGGAAAGGGaagatttggggtggttttcaAGGCTTATTCGTCAAATTCTGGGGAGCCCTTTGCTGTAAAATCCATTGATAAGAGACTAATAGCTGATGATTCTGTGGATAGACAATGCCTGTACAATGAAGCTAAGGTTATGCAGTTGTTGTCACCTAATCCACATGTTTTAAGGATTTTCCATGTTTACGAGGATGAGTGTTTCTTGCACATTGTCCTTGAGCTTTGCAATGGTTCTGATCTTTACCAAAGGATTGCTGCAAGGAGAGTTTTTTCTGAAGCTGAAGCCATCGTTGTTATG AGACCATTGATGGAGGCAATAGCACATTGTCACCACCTAGGGATAGTCCATCGCGACATCAAGCCTGATAATGTACTATTTAATGACTGGAATGAACTTAAGCTAGCTGATTTTGGCTCAGCAGAATTCATTGATGATGGACAACTAATATCTGGAGTAGTGGGGACTCCTTATTATGTGGCCCCTGAGGTAGTAGCTGGTAGACATTATGATGAAAAGGTCGATGTGTGGAGTGCTGGTGTGATCTTGTACATAATGCTGGCTGGATTTCCACCATTCTATGGTGATTCAGCCCCAGAGATTTTTGAGGCTGTTCTCAGGGCAAATGTGAGGTTTCCTACGAGGGTGTTCAGTTCACTGTCTCCAGAAGCCAAGGATTTGCTTAGAAGAATGCTTAGCAAAGATGTTATCAGAAGATTTTCTGCTGAGGAAGTACTCA GGCATCCATGGATGACAGGGGAAGGAGGTGGTGAAATCAGACCCGTGGCTGTTGAAGAAGCTAGACCAGTGGCTGTTATAAGTTGA